From a single Flavobacterium sp. genomic region:
- a CDS encoding family 20 glycosylhydrolase, whose protein sequence is MKNLFYFLLFTFGWTFGQQTISIIPKPEFLKIKNNYFKLSKNTEIESNEMDSFEIQYLQNSILNQTGLKLHSKSKSQATSKIILNLRYIDTISTRVKSQYEIKIDETQIEINANSSEGIFYAIQSLLQIIPAEKNQIIKIPCLQLQDYAKFQWRGMHLDVSRHFFPKDFIKKYIDYLAMYKMNTFHWHLTDDQGWRIEIKKYPKLTEVGAWRNNSMIGHYTDQTFDDIRYGGFYTQKEIKEIVAYAKERHITIVPEIEMPGHALAALASYPEFSCTGGPFEVGKTWGVLEDVFCPKDETFTFLENILTEVIELFPSEYIHIGGDESPKVRWKSCPHCQKRIKEERLKDEHELQSYFIQRIEKFINSKGRKIIGWDEILEGGLAPNAAVMSWRGTEGGIAAAKQKHFVVMSPGSHCYFDHYQGEPKNEPIAFGGYTNVEKVYSFNPIPKELSVEESKYILGAQANLWTEYINTPKHVEYMVFPRIAALSEVLWGTSNPKEYKEFEKRLISHFEIYDKKGINYSKAIFEVTSKVQPAENGVAFELKSVNPNGIKFTTDGSEPNANSMSYEKPILVTSNQTIKAAYFENGKAKSANIEQPFFITKSTGKKIELIYQPHENYGIGGSFTLVDGMKGNTSKFGRDWLGFWGKDMNATIDLGKSETISKISINTLSSVGSWIYYPKSIEILVSKDDENYIPITIVSSKEIFENKGKIVVKFDKQNVQFIKVIAENNGIIAEGKPGAGSNSWLFVDEISVE, encoded by the coding sequence ATGAAAAATTTATTTTATTTTCTTCTTTTTACATTTGGTTGGACTTTTGGGCAACAAACAATCTCAATTATTCCAAAACCTGAATTTTTAAAAATTAAAAATAACTATTTCAAACTATCAAAAAATACAGAGATTGAGTCGAATGAAATGGATAGTTTTGAAATTCAATATTTACAAAATTCTATTCTAAATCAAACAGGGCTAAAATTACATTCCAAAAGTAAGTCACAAGCAACATCTAAGATTATTTTAAATTTAAGATACATTGATACAATCTCTACAAGAGTTAAAAGTCAATATGAAATTAAAATAGATGAAACTCAAATCGAAATAAACGCAAATAGTTCAGAAGGAATTTTTTATGCTATTCAAAGTCTTTTACAAATAATACCTGCAGAAAAAAATCAAATTATTAAAATTCCTTGCCTGCAACTTCAAGATTATGCAAAATTCCAATGGCGCGGCATGCATTTAGATGTTTCTCGTCATTTCTTTCCAAAAGATTTTATCAAAAAATACATTGATTATTTAGCAATGTATAAAATGAATACCTTTCATTGGCATTTGACAGATGACCAAGGTTGGCGCATCGAAATCAAAAAATATCCAAAATTAACCGAAGTTGGTGCCTGGCGAAATAACTCCATGATTGGGCATTACACCGACCAAACTTTCGACGATATTCGCTATGGCGGATTTTATACCCAAAAAGAAATCAAAGAAATTGTAGCTTACGCCAAAGAACGCCACATCACCATTGTTCCAGAAATTGAAATGCCTGGTCATGCTTTAGCAGCTTTAGCTTCTTATCCTGAATTTTCTTGTACAGGCGGACCTTTTGAAGTGGGAAAAACTTGGGGCGTTTTAGAAGATGTTTTTTGCCCTAAAGACGAAACCTTTACGTTTTTAGAAAATATTTTGACAGAAGTAATTGAGTTATTTCCTTCCGAATACATTCATATTGGTGGTGATGAATCTCCAAAAGTACGCTGGAAAAGCTGTCCACATTGTCAAAAAAGAATCAAAGAGGAACGTCTAAAAGACGAACATGAATTACAAAGTTATTTCATCCAAAGAATCGAAAAATTTATTAATAGTAAAGGTCGAAAAATAATCGGTTGGGACGAAATTCTCGAAGGTGGATTAGCTCCTAACGCAGCCGTTATGAGTTGGCGCGGCACAGAAGGTGGAATTGCAGCAGCCAAACAAAAACATTTCGTAGTCATGTCACCAGGTTCACATTGTTATTTTGATCATTATCAAGGCGAACCCAAAAACGAACCGATTGCTTTTGGAGGTTATACAAACGTAGAAAAAGTGTATTCTTTTAATCCAATTCCAAAGGAACTTTCAGTAGAAGAATCGAAATATATTCTAGGAGCTCAAGCCAATCTTTGGACAGAATATATCAATACACCAAAACATGTTGAATATATGGTTTTCCCAAGAATAGCTGCACTTTCAGAAGTATTATGGGGAACGTCCAATCCAAAAGAATACAAAGAATTCGAAAAAAGATTGATTTCACATTTTGAAATCTATGATAAAAAAGGAATCAATTATAGCAAAGCCATTTTTGAAGTAACTTCCAAAGTACAACCTGCTGAAAACGGTGTGGCTTTCGAATTAAAATCAGTAAATCCAAACGGAATTAAATTTACTACTGATGGTTCGGAACCCAATGCTAATTCGATGTCTTATGAAAAACCAATTTTAGTAACTTCAAATCAAACCATAAAAGCGGCTTACTTCGAGAATGGTAAAGCTAAAAGTGCCAACATCGAACAACCATTTTTCATCACAAAATCAACGGGTAAAAAGATAGAATTGATATATCAACCACACGAAAATTATGGAATTGGTGGCTCTTTTACTTTAGTCGATGGCATGAAAGGAAATACTTCTAAATTTGGAAGAGATTGGTTAGGCTTTTGGGGAAAAGACATGAATGCTACCATCGATTTAGGGAAATCAGAAACGATTTCAAAAATCAGCATAAACACACTTTCGTCAGTAGGAAGTTGGATTTATTATCCAAAAAGCATCGAAATTTTAGTTTCAAAAGATGATGAAAATTATATTCCAATCACAATTGTTTCTTCTAAAGAAATTTTTGAAAATAAAGGAAAAATCGTAGTTAAATTCGATAAACAAAATGTTCAATTTATAAAAGTCATAGCAGAAAACAACGGAATCATTGCAGAAGGAAAACCCGGTGCAGGTTCCAACAGTTGGTTATTTGTAGATGAAATAAGTGTAGAATAA
- a CDS encoding electron transfer flavoprotein subunit beta/FixA family protein, which yields MKILVCISHVPDTTSKINFVNGDSEFDTNGVQFVINPNDEFGLTRAVWFKEQQGATITVVNVGGADAEATLRKALAIGADEAIRINANPTDGMFVAKQLAEVVKNGGYDLVIAGKESLDYNGGMVPGMVAGLLGYNFVNACVGIDVNGNEAKVTREIDGGKETVSASLPLIIGGQKGLVEEKDLRIPNMRGIMMARTKALTLVEPTGDVSATKAVKFEKPAAKSAVKLVSADNLDELISLLHNEAKVI from the coding sequence ATGAAAATATTAGTTTGCATCAGTCACGTACCTGATACTACTTCAAAGATTAATTTTGTCAATGGTGACAGCGAGTTTGATACTAATGGTGTTCAATTTGTAATTAATCCTAATGACGAATTTGGTTTAACAAGAGCCGTATGGTTTAAGGAACAACAAGGAGCAACAATTACAGTTGTAAATGTTGGTGGCGCTGACGCTGAAGCTACATTAAGAAAAGCATTAGCAATTGGCGCTGACGAAGCAATTCGTATTAATGCAAATCCAACAGACGGTATGTTTGTTGCCAAACAATTAGCTGAAGTAGTTAAAAACGGAGGTTATGATTTAGTAATTGCTGGAAAAGAATCATTAGATTATAATGGCGGTATGGTACCAGGAATGGTAGCTGGATTATTAGGTTACAATTTCGTAAACGCTTGTGTAGGAATCGATGTAAACGGAAACGAAGCAAAAGTAACTAGAGAAATTGACGGTGGTAAAGAAACAGTTTCTGCAAGCTTACCATTAATCATTGGTGGTCAAAAAGGTTTAGTTGAAGAAAAAGATTTACGTATTCCAAACATGAGAGGTATCATGATGGCAAGAACTAAAGCCTTAACTTTAGTAGAACCAACAGGAGACGTATCAGCAACTAAAGCAGTTAAATTTGAAAAACCAGCTGCTAAATCAGCAGTTAAATTAGTAAGCGCTGATAATCTAGATGAATTAATCAGTTTGTTACACAACGAAGCGAAAGTTATCTAA
- a CDS encoding DUF5686 and carboxypeptidase-like regulatory domain-containing protein has translation MKTKIVLLFLFVSSVLLGQTKVGGKVTDEFNEPIAFANVIFKNSKEGVITDENGNFYFESKENYSTLVVSYVGFDKKEIALKPGLNTGLKIQLKSGTELKEVVIYTGKTSKKNNPALDILRKIWERRRKNGLKMFKQYEYDKYEKVEFDLNTIDSAFMNSKVFKGMEFIFNQIDTSNISGKTYLPIFINETLSEVYGDNEAKKTKEITKANKNSGFGSGDGVNTFIKDLYAEFDIYDNYLKFFDKDFVSPLSRTGINVYNYVLNDSMFIDNKWCYNIVYYPRRKNELTFKGDFWVNDTTFAIKKINLEASKSANINWVKEIYIEQEYEVMNDSVFLLKRDYMMSDFSFSKKEESKGVYGKRTTLAKNHKFDVKKDDKFYKEEVNFYDNAVFNKPDEYWEENRFEALNKNEAGIYKMLDTLKEVPRFKRIYNLASILGSGYIEIPKWKMDYGPIFSTFGFNDVEGQRIRAGGRTYFGSNDTWRIQGYTAYGFKDNQFKYGISGRWMVNPNKRIILSVGNRRDVEQMGVSLTTSNDVLGRSFASSALFASGVNNQLTSVNLTTLGFEIELVKNFTFQTNFTYRTLKSASSEFSLDYYTDLTQTVIKSDVKQSEINLVAEYTPNRKTVGYGVDRMDVDFNYARFFVSYSNGIKGVLNSDFNYQKLQLYYRQPALIGGFGRLFTTFETGKIFGEVPLGLMGIIPGNQSWFVIENTYNLLNYYDFVADEYASLHFEHHFNGRLFSRVPLLRKLNLREIIGIKGVYGRVSDENRLLNASGLTYTAPEDVYWEYHAGVGNIFKVLRVDFAWRGSYLEMPDARKFAIRASFGFYF, from the coding sequence ATGAAGACAAAAATTGTATTATTATTTTTATTTGTAAGCTCAGTCCTTTTGGGGCAAACTAAAGTGGGTGGTAAAGTAACGGATGAGTTTAACGAACCCATTGCTTTCGCAAATGTTATTTTTAAAAACTCAAAAGAAGGAGTTATTACAGATGAAAATGGGAATTTCTATTTTGAGTCTAAAGAAAATTATTCTACACTAGTGGTTTCCTATGTAGGATTCGATAAGAAAGAAATTGCTCTAAAACCAGGATTAAATACGGGTTTAAAAATACAATTAAAGTCAGGAACAGAGCTTAAAGAAGTAGTAATTTATACAGGAAAAACTTCAAAGAAGAATAATCCAGCACTAGACATTTTACGTAAAATATGGGAACGTAGACGTAAGAATGGTCTTAAAATGTTCAAGCAATATGAATATGATAAGTATGAAAAAGTTGAATTTGACTTAAATACCATCGATTCTGCTTTCATGAATAGTAAAGTGTTTAAAGGAATGGAATTTATTTTTAATCAAATTGACACTTCAAATATTTCAGGAAAAACCTATTTACCTATTTTTATAAATGAAACCTTGAGCGAGGTATATGGTGATAATGAAGCTAAAAAGACAAAAGAAATTACTAAAGCCAATAAAAATTCCGGATTTGGCTCGGGAGATGGCGTAAATACCTTTATCAAAGATTTATATGCTGAATTTGATATTTACGATAATTATCTAAAGTTTTTTGATAAAGATTTCGTGAGTCCATTGTCTAGAACAGGAATTAATGTCTATAATTATGTGTTAAATGATAGTATGTTTATTGATAACAAATGGTGTTATAATATTGTATATTATCCTAGACGTAAAAACGAATTGACATTTAAAGGAGATTTTTGGGTAAATGACACCACTTTTGCAATTAAAAAAATCAATCTTGAAGCCAGTAAAAGCGCAAATATTAACTGGGTAAAAGAAATTTATATTGAACAAGAGTATGAAGTAATGAACGATTCTGTGTTCTTGCTAAAACGAGATTACATGATGTCTGATTTTAGTTTTTCTAAAAAGGAAGAATCAAAAGGAGTATATGGAAAAAGAACTACACTAGCAAAAAACCATAAATTTGATGTCAAAAAAGACGATAAATTCTATAAAGAAGAAGTCAATTTTTACGACAATGCCGTATTCAATAAGCCAGATGAATATTGGGAAGAAAACAGGTTTGAAGCATTAAATAAAAACGAAGCGGGTATTTATAAAATGTTAGACACTTTAAAAGAAGTGCCTCGATTTAAACGTATTTATAACTTAGCTTCAATTTTAGGAAGTGGTTATATTGAAATTCCTAAATGGAAAATGGATTACGGACCTATATTTTCAACTTTTGGGTTTAATGATGTTGAAGGGCAACGAATAAGAGCCGGAGGTAGAACATATTTTGGTTCTAATGATACTTGGCGTATTCAAGGCTACACCGCATATGGATTTAAAGATAATCAATTCAAATATGGGATTTCAGGACGATGGATGGTCAACCCAAATAAAAGAATAATTTTATCTGTTGGAAATCGTCGTGATGTTGAACAAATGGGAGTGAGTTTAACAACGTCTAACGATGTATTAGGCAGAAGTTTTGCATCATCGGCACTTTTTGCAAGTGGGGTAAATAACCAATTAACTTCTGTGAATCTTACTACTTTAGGATTTGAAATTGAGCTGGTAAAGAATTTTACTTTTCAAACGAATTTTACATATAGAACTTTAAAATCAGCATCAAGCGAATTTAGTTTAGATTATTATACCGATTTAACTCAAACAGTAATAAAAAGTGATGTAAAACAATCAGAAATTAATTTAGTTGCCGAGTATACTCCAAACCGAAAAACGGTGGGTTATGGTGTAGATCGTATGGACGTTGATTTTAATTATGCACGATTTTTTGTCAGTTATAGCAACGGAATAAAAGGGGTTTTAAATAGCGATTTTAATTATCAAAAGTTGCAATTGTATTACCGCCAGCCTGCATTAATTGGTGGTTTTGGTCGTTTGTTTACCACTTTCGAAACTGGAAAAATATTTGGCGAAGTACCGTTAGGTTTAATGGGGATAATTCCAGGAAATCAATCGTGGTTTGTCATTGAAAACACTTATAATTTATTAAATTACTACGATTTTGTGGCAGATGAATATGCGTCATTGCATTTTGAACATCATTTTAATGGAAGATTGTTCTCAAGGGTTCCACTCTTGCGAAAATTAAACTTACGCGAAATCATTGGAATTAAAGGTGTTTATGGTAGAGTTTCTGATGAAAATAGATTATTAAATGCTTCTGGTCTAACCTATACCGCACCTGAAGATGTTTATTGGGAGTATCATGCAGGAGTGGGAAATATCTTTAAAGTGTTACGAGTAGATTTTGCCTGGAGAGGAAGCTATTTGGAAATGCCAGATGCTCGAAAATTTGCTATTAGAGCTTCTTTTGGATTCTATTTCTAA
- a CDS encoding sodium-translocating pyrophosphatase: MESMMIYVPIVMAVIGLLFMWAKRAWVLKQDAGDGKMKEISDYIYEGALAFLKAEYRLLTFFVIGASIVLAAVSQVVETTSILIVVAFIFGAIFSALAGNMGMKIATKTNVRTTQAARTSLPQALKVSFGGGTVMGLGVAGLAVLGLTGFFIFFYNYFMGGVWTSTDQMTIVLETLAGFSLGAESIALFARVGGGIYTKAADVGADLVGKVEAGIPEDDPRNPATIADNVGDNVGDVAGMGADLFGSYVATVLAAMVLGNYVIKDMGGKIEDAFGGIGPILLPMAIAGFGILFSIIGTMLVKISSDDAKEAQVQKALNIGNWVSIALTAISCFFLVKYMLPEVMSMEFFGEGLQEISAMRVFYATLIGLFVGGAISSVTEYYTGLGTKPVLAIVQKSSTGAGTNVIAGLATGMISTFPTVILFAAAIWSTYALAGFYGVALAASAMMATTAMQLAIDAFGPISDNAGGIAEMSELPKEVRTRTDILDSVGNTTAATGKGFAIASAALTSLALFAAYVTFTGIDGINIFKAPVLAMLFVGGMIPVVFSALAMNSVGKAAMDMVYEVRRQFKEIPGIMEGTGKPEYGKCVEISTKAALREMMLPGILTIGFPIAIVLLGKLVYADNNQLIAEMLGGYMAGVTVSGVLWAVFQNNAGGAWDNAKKSFEAGVEINGEMTFKGSDAHKAAVTGDTVGDPFKDTSGPSMNILIKLTCLIGLVIAPILGGHGATTEKGACCSGDKKEMVCTEGKCDLSECATMTKDECAKMCEANGCSDECKEKCMSQYDENGKYIGDAAHVHGPNCNHDDHQEIINIEVKKVKDADGKVKATVTLTKKVDGKEVKEEKVFEGDDLEVDAKIAELEK, translated from the coding sequence ATGGAATCAATGATGATTTATGTGCCAATAGTTATGGCAGTTATTGGCTTACTATTTATGTGGGCTAAACGAGCATGGGTATTAAAACAAGATGCCGGAGATGGTAAAATGAAAGAAATTTCAGATTACATCTACGAAGGTGCTTTAGCTTTCTTAAAAGCAGAATATAGATTATTAACATTTTTTGTAATTGGCGCAAGTATTGTCTTAGCCGCCGTTTCTCAAGTTGTTGAAACAACAAGTATTTTAATTGTAGTAGCTTTTATCTTTGGAGCTATTTTTTCTGCATTAGCAGGTAATATGGGGATGAAAATCGCCACAAAAACAAATGTAAGAACTACGCAAGCAGCTCGAACTAGCTTACCTCAAGCATTAAAAGTTTCTTTTGGTGGAGGTACCGTAATGGGATTGGGCGTTGCAGGATTAGCTGTTCTAGGATTAACAGGTTTCTTTATTTTCTTTTATAATTATTTTATGGGTGGTGTTTGGACTTCAACAGACCAAATGACTATCGTTTTAGAAACATTAGCGGGATTCTCTTTAGGTGCTGAATCTATTGCATTATTTGCTCGTGTAGGGGGAGGTATTTATACAAAAGCAGCCGATGTAGGTGCTGACTTAGTAGGAAAAGTAGAAGCTGGAATTCCAGAAGACGATCCACGTAATCCTGCTACAATTGCAGATAACGTAGGTGATAACGTTGGAGACGTTGCAGGTATGGGTGCCGATTTATTCGGTTCTTATGTAGCAACTGTTTTAGCAGCAATGGTATTAGGAAATTATGTAATTAAAGATATGGGTGGTAAAATTGAAGATGCTTTCGGTGGAATCGGACCAATTTTATTACCAATGGCAATCGCAGGTTTTGGAATTTTATTTTCTATCATTGGAACAATGTTAGTTAAAATTTCAAGCGATGATGCAAAAGAAGCACAAGTTCAAAAAGCATTAAACATCGGAAACTGGGTTTCAATTGCATTAACGGCTATTTCATGTTTTTTCTTAGTAAAATACATGCTTCCTGAAGTAATGTCAATGGAATTCTTTGGCGAAGGACTTCAAGAAATTTCAGCTATGCGTGTGTTTTATGCAACATTAATTGGGTTATTTGTTGGTGGAGCAATTTCATCAGTAACTGAATATTATACAGGATTAGGTACAAAACCAGTTTTGGCAATCGTACAAAAATCATCAACTGGAGCTGGAACTAACGTAATTGCTGGTTTAGCAACAGGTATGATTTCTACTTTCCCAACAGTGATTTTATTTGCTGCGGCAATTTGGTCAACTTATGCTTTAGCAGGTTTTTATGGAGTAGCTTTAGCTGCATCTGCAATGATGGCTACAACAGCTATGCAATTAGCAATTGACGCTTTCGGACCAATTTCTGATAACGCTGGTGGAATCGCTGAAATGAGCGAATTACCAAAAGAAGTTCGTACAAGAACAGATATTTTAGATTCAGTAGGTAACACAACCGCTGCAACTGGAAAAGGTTTTGCAATCGCTTCTGCTGCATTAACTTCGTTAGCATTATTCGCAGCTTATGTAACTTTCACTGGAATTGATGGTATTAATATTTTCAAAGCTCCAGTATTAGCAATGTTATTTGTTGGAGGAATGATTCCTGTAGTGTTCTCTGCATTAGCAATGAATTCAGTAGGAAAAGCAGCAATGGATATGGTGTACGAAGTACGTCGTCAGTTCAAAGAGATTCCAGGAATTATGGAAGGTACAGGTAAACCAGAATATGGTAAATGCGTTGAAATTTCTACAAAAGCAGCTTTACGCGAAATGATGTTACCAGGTATTTTAACCATTGGTTTCCCAATAGCAATTGTATTATTAGGTAAATTAGTTTATGCAGATAATAATCAATTAATCGCTGAAATGTTAGGTGGTTATATGGCTGGAGTTACTGTTTCAGGTGTACTTTGGGCTGTGTTCCAAAACAACGCTGGTGGTGCTTGGGATAATGCTAAAAAATCTTTCGAAGCAGGTGTTGAAATTAATGGAGAAATGACTTTCAAAGGTTCTGATGCACACAAAGCTGCTGTAACTGGAGATACTGTTGGGGATCCATTTAAAGATACTTCTGGACCATCAATGAATATCTTAATCAAATTAACTTGTTTAATTGGATTAGTAATTGCTCCAATCTTAGGAGGTCACGGTGCAACAACTGAAAAAGGTGCATGTTGTTCTGGAGATAAAAAAGAAATGGTTTGTACAGAAGGAAAATGTGATTTATCTGAATGTGCTACTATGACAAAAGATGAATGTGCAAAAATGTGTGAAGCAAACGGATGTTCTGACGAATGTAAAGAAAAATGCATGTCACAATACGATGAAAATGGAAAATACATCGGTGATGCAGCTCACGTTCACGGACCTAATTGCAACCACGATGACCATCAAGAAATTATTAATATAGAAGTTAAAAAAGTAAAAGATGCTGATGGAAAAGTGAAAGCAACGGTTACTTTAACCAAAAAAGTAGATGGTAAAGAAGTTAAAGAAGAAAAAGTTTTTGAAGGAGACGATTTAGAAGTAGATGCAAAAATTGCTGAACTAGAAAAATAA
- a CDS encoding pyruvate dehydrogenase complex E1 component subunit beta — translation MTFMRTIQFREAICEAMSEEMRRDESIYLMGEEVAEYNGAYKASKGMLDEFGPKRVIDTPIAELGFAGIAVGSAMNGNRPIVEFMTFNFSLVGIDQIINNAAKMRQMSAGQFPMPMVFRGPTASAGQLGATHSQAFENWFANTPGLKVVVPSTVYDAKGLLKSAIRDNDPVIFMESEQMYGDKGEVPEGEYTIPLGVADIKREGTDVTIVSFGKIIKEAFLAADELAKENISCEIIDLRTVRPMDYDTILNSVKKTNRLVVLEEAWPFASVASEITYMVQEKAFDYLDAPVQRITTADTPAPYSPTLLKEWLPNAQDVIKAVKKVLYK, via the coding sequence ATTACTTTCATGAGAACGATACAATTTAGAGAAGCTATTTGTGAAGCGATGAGCGAAGAAATGCGTCGCGATGAATCAATATATTTAATGGGTGAAGAAGTAGCAGAATATAATGGAGCTTACAAGGCTTCAAAAGGGATGCTAGATGAATTTGGCCCTAAACGTGTAATTGATACACCTATTGCAGAGTTAGGATTTGCAGGAATTGCTGTAGGTTCGGCTATGAATGGGAATCGTCCTATTGTAGAATTCATGACGTTCAACTTCTCATTAGTAGGAATTGATCAAATTATCAATAACGCAGCAAAAATGCGTCAAATGTCTGCTGGACAATTTCCAATGCCTATGGTATTTAGAGGTCCAACAGCTTCTGCAGGGCAATTAGGAGCAACTCACTCTCAGGCTTTTGAAAACTGGTTTGCAAACACACCAGGGTTAAAAGTTGTAGTTCCTTCAACTGTTTATGATGCTAAAGGATTGTTGAAATCAGCTATTCGTGATAATGATCCAGTTATTTTCATGGAATCAGAGCAAATGTATGGTGATAAAGGTGAAGTGCCTGAAGGAGAATATACTATTCCATTAGGTGTTGCTGATATTAAAAGAGAAGGAACTGATGTAACAATTGTTTCTTTCGGTAAAATTATTAAAGAAGCTTTCTTGGCTGCTGATGAATTAGCAAAAGAAAATATTTCTTGTGAAATTATCGATTTAAGAACGGTTCGTCCTATGGATTACGACACGATTTTAAATTCAGTTAAAAAAACAAACAGATTAGTAGTATTAGAAGAAGCTTGGCCATTTGCTTCAGTTGCTTCTGAGATAACTTATATGGTGCAAGAAAAAGCATTTGATTACTTAGACGCTCCAGTTCAAAGAATTACAACTGCAGATACTCCGGCGCCGTATTCGCCAACTTTATTAAAAGAATGGTTGCCAAATGCACAAGATGTTATTAAAGCTGTAAAAAAAGTTTTGTATAAGTAA
- a CDS encoding inorganic diphosphatase — MTADKITTFDVLIEIPRGSRNKYEYDFELKRMRFDRMLFSSMMYPADYGFIPETLALDGDPLDVLVLINEPTFPGCVMEVKPIGVFHMADDKGPDEKVICVPVSDPIWNKLNDLSDVNPHLIKEIEHFFQVYKDLENKKVDVEGWGDVNEAKEILMKCTKRFEEIENKPEGLFSIK; from the coding sequence ATGACAGCAGATAAAATTACTACATTTGATGTATTGATTGAGATTCCAAGAGGAAGTAGAAACAAATACGAATACGATTTTGAATTAAAAAGAATGCGTTTTGACAGAATGTTATTTTCGTCAATGATGTATCCAGCAGATTACGGATTTATTCCAGAAACTTTAGCATTAGATGGGGATCCATTAGATGTTTTAGTCTTAATTAATGAGCCAACTTTTCCCGGCTGCGTTATGGAAGTAAAACCAATTGGTGTTTTCCACATGGCAGATGATAAAGGACCAGATGAAAAGGTGATTTGCGTACCAGTTTCTGATCCAATTTGGAATAAATTAAACGATTTAAGTGATGTAAATCCTCACTTAATTAAAGAAATCGAGCACTTCTTTCAAGTCTATAAAGATTTGGAAAACAAAAAAGTTGATGTAGAAGGTTGGGGAGATGTAAATGAAGCAAAAGAAATTTTAATGAAATGTACAAAACGTTTTGAAGAAATAGAAAACAAACCAGAAGGATTATTTAGCATTAAATAA
- a CDS encoding isoaspartyl peptidase/L-asparaginase, producing MTNRRNFLKTTALATAGVAFQAFNRKSEETEIDINSGKTNKPIVLSTWNFGLQANEAAWEVLKNKGRALDAVEAGVKIPEGDPNERSVGYGGRPDRDGRVTLDACIMDEFSNIGSVACLEHIKHPISVARMVMEKTPHVMLVGEGALQFAITQGFKKENLLVEASEKEWKEWLKTSEYLPKANIENHDTIGMIALDSQGNLSGACTTSGMAFKMHGRVGDSPIIGAGLYVDNEIGAATATGHGEEVIRITGCHLVVELMRQGKSPQKACEEAVMRIVKLTQNRGKNLKGIQVGFIALNKKGEYGSYCVQGGFNYAVHDATGNKLIDANYFLK from the coding sequence ATGACAAACAGAAGAAATTTTTTAAAAACAACCGCTTTAGCAACTGCTGGAGTGGCGTTTCAGGCTTTCAATCGAAAATCTGAGGAAACTGAAATCGATATCAATTCAGGAAAAACTAACAAACCCATTGTACTTTCTACATGGAATTTTGGTTTACAAGCCAATGAAGCCGCTTGGGAAGTGCTTAAAAATAAAGGTCGCGCTTTAGATGCCGTGGAAGCAGGAGTGAAAATTCCAGAAGGCGATCCAAATGAGAGAAGTGTAGGTTACGGCGGTCGCCCTGATAGAGATGGTCGCGTAACCTTAGATGCTTGTATTATGGACGAATTTTCAAATATTGGTTCGGTAGCTTGTTTGGAACACATCAAACATCCTATTTCCGTAGCAAGAATGGTGATGGAAAAAACGCCTCATGTGATGTTGGTTGGCGAAGGTGCTTTGCAGTTTGCCATCACACAAGGATTCAAAAAAGAGAATTTGTTAGTAGAAGCTTCCGAAAAAGAATGGAAGGAATGGCTAAAAACCAGTGAATATTTACCAAAAGCAAATATTGAAAACCACGACACTATAGGAATGATTGCTTTAGACTCGCAAGGCAATTTATCAGGAGCATGTACTACAAGTGGTATGGCATTTAAAATGCACGGACGAGTAGGAGATTCCCCAATTATTGGTGCTGGTTTATATGTAGATAACGAAATTGGAGCCGCAACAGCAACAGGTCACGGAGAAGAAGTAATCCGAATTACAGGTTGTCATTTGGTAGTTGAATTAATGCGTCAAGGAAAATCGCCACAAAAGGCTTGTGAAGAAGCGGTGATGCGAATTGTAAAACTGACGCAAAATCGAGGAAAAAATCTAAAAGGCATTCAAGTTGGTTTCATCGCTTTGAATAAAAAAGGAGAATATGGTTCTTATTGCGTGCAAGGTGGTTTCAATTATGCCGTTCACGATGCAACAGGAAATAAATTAATCGATGCGAATTACTTTTTGAAATAA